The segment CTGGAAAACAAAGGATAAACGGATTGATTCCGATCTTTCTCGTAGAATCCAAAACTTTCATTCCTTCCGCTTTTGCCATCGTCACGAAAGGTTCCGGTAAGATTGCCGCCGCAGCTTGATGGTTTTTCAGCAATTCTAAACGGCTAGGCACTTGCGGAACATCAATCAGCCGAACATCGTCTTTTGTCATATCGACGTTTTTCAGCATTTGATCGACGGAATATTCCGGTCCTTGGTTATTCATGATGACGATTTGTTCCCCTTTTAGATCTTTTAAAGAATCCGCGTCCTTTTGATTTGTCACTAAATCAAATTGACCATACGTGGAACTGGTGATCTTGACCTTCATTCCTCCTTGTAGATAATTCGTGAAAGCCACCAAATCTGAATTGATGCCATCGACTTCTTCAGCTTGAAAAGCAGCATCACGATCTTTTGCCGACTTGAAGGTTTCCAATTTGATCTCTACTCCGTGTTTTTTATCAAATCCTTGTTCATGAGCGACGATCAGCGGGATATTATCGGTAGACGGCATGACACCTATCTTGATGGTATTCACTTCTTCTGTTGCAGTACTTTCTTCCGATTTGTTTCCGCAAGCACCCAAAAAAGCGGTCAATGCCAGCATCCCTAATAAAACAATACTCTTTTTCATCTTTTGCCTCCTAATTAGTGAAAATATATACAAACCATTTTTTATTGTAACACGCAGACAAAAAAAAGAAAGTCAGCTTTGCTGACTTTCTTGATCATTCCTGATTGTTGTCATCTTCATCGTTTTGTGAATTTTTATTTTTATGACGCTGTTTTTCTAAAACAGATTGGCGAAACTGCCGATTTCCCAAGAACTTCAACGTGCACATCAATGGCTGTCGATTTTCTCCTACCAGACCGATCAGTTCGATGAAGAGTTCCACACCAAAAGCCGTACTGATCAAAAGCAGGACGATCGCCCAATTGCTTGCGTAATTCATCAACAGTGCTATAAAAGAAAATACCAATGCCAACGCATAAATCGTCAAAACAGCACCCCGATGAGTAAAGCCCAAGGACAGTAAACGATGGTGCAGATGCATTTTATCCGCGGAAGAGATCGGCTGTTTATTGAATTTGCGACGAATGATCGCATAGACCGTATCTGTGATCGGCACACCTAAAATAAACATCGGTGTCAGGATCGTGATAAAAGTCGCGTTTTTCAATCCTTGCAGTGACAAGATCGAGATCATAAAACCTAAAAACAGCGCGCCGGTATCCCCCAGATAGATGGTGGCGGGATGGAAATTATATGGGAAAAAGCCCAAAATGGCAGCGACTAAAGAGAAAATCACGATGGCCAGAAAAACGCCTCTTTCCGGTAAAAAGAAATAACTGATCAAACCGATGGTGGAAAGACCAATGATCGACACCCCAGCTGCCAATCCATCCAATCCATCGATCAAATTGACCGCATTGGTGATCGCTAAGATCCAAAGCACTGTGACAGGCAGACTTAGCCAACCCAAATCGAAACGACCAAAAAACGGCAGTGTGAATGTGCTGATACGAATATCGGCTATAAAAAAAATCTCCAAAGCCGCGATAAGCAATCCGATTGTTTTTTGCATCGGGCTCAGCTCAAAAATATCATCCAGCAGACCGGTGATCACCACGATCAATCCGCCCAAAAGCATCGGCCAAACATAATGAAATGTCAGTGTGTCGTTATATTCCCAAAGCAATGCGATACAAAAGGAAAGAAAGATACTCAAACCGCCGGCTGTCGGCATTGTTTTGGTATTGATCCTCCGCGCTCCCGGTTTATCGACGGCTCCGATCTGAAAGGCCAACAATTTGATTAGCGGCGTTAAAATCAGAGAAAGCAGCATGGTGGTGACTAATTTAAAAATAAAGCGAAATGTAAATCCCATTGAACTAGCTCACTTTCTAGATAGTTAATCTTGATCTTTGTTTTTGTCGTCTAATTTCGTGGAAATTTCCGCGACCAGATCTTTTCGTTCTGTCAATTCCTTACCGGTCTTCATCTCTGCAAAGATCCCATTGATGACTCCGCCGATAATAATGATCGTAGCAGCGAAATTCAGCCAGATCATCAAGACGATGAAACTTCCGATAATTTGATAACCGCTGATCCGAGAAGCAAAATATTTCGCGTAAAGACCGAATAATTGTCCTAGCAGCATCCAACCGACAGTAGCAAAAATCGATCCGGGAAGTGTTGAACGAAGCTTTATTTTTGCATTAGGTACCAGCCAGTAAATAATCGTCAAAACGATCAATAAGATAACGATCGTCAACGGCCATTTGACTGTTTGGAACGTATCGATCAGTGCGTCTGGAAACTGCAGAACC is part of the Enterococcus mediterraneensis genome and harbors:
- a CDS encoding ABC transporter substrate-binding protein gives rise to the protein MKKSIVLLGMLALTAFLGACGNKSEESTATEEVNTIKIGVMPSTDNIPLIVAHEQGFDKKHGVEIKLETFKSAKDRDAAFQAEEVDGINSDLVAFTNYLQGGMKVKITSSTYGQFDLVTNQKDADSLKDLKGEQIVIMNNQGPEYSVDQMLKNVDMTKDDVRLIDVPQVPSRLELLKNHQAAAAILPEPFVTMAKAEGMKVLDSTRKIGINPFILCFPETVISEKAAALQGMYDAYNEAVDWLKSHDKEEYIQLFIDKIGFPEKLKEQIEVPDYPHIQQASKEDIQTVFTWAHDKGLLEKNLRPEDVLSDVYFK
- a CDS encoding glycosyltransferase family 4 protein encodes the protein MGFTFRFIFKLVTTMLLSLILTPLIKLLAFQIGAVDKPGARRINTKTMPTAGGLSIFLSFCIALLWEYNDTLTFHYVWPMLLGGLIVVITGLLDDIFELSPMQKTIGLLIAALEIFFIADIRISTFTLPFFGRFDLGWLSLPVTVLWILAITNAVNLIDGLDGLAAGVSIIGLSTIGLISYFFLPERGVFLAIVIFSLVAAILGFFPYNFHPATIYLGDTGALFLGFMISILSLQGLKNATFITILTPMFILGVPITDTVYAIIRRKFNKQPISSADKMHLHHRLLSLGFTHRGAVLTIYALALVFSFIALLMNYASNWAIVLLLISTAFGVELFIELIGLVGENRQPLMCTLKFLGNRQFRQSVLEKQRHKNKNSQNDEDDNNQE